The stretch of DNA CATTCCGCGGCGATCTGGAAACAGTTCTGCACCAGGAAGGTGTACACGACATCAAGGAGCATGGCTCCGTAACCGGGACCGTACAGCGGGTCTGGGTCAGCCTCAAGTCCAAACTTGGCGGCGGTGATCACACCCTGCTTGAAACCGCCGAACAAGGCGAAGATGCCGCCAAGGCTGCCTATGAAGATGCGCTCAACCGCGAGCTGCCTTTGCCCATCCGGCAACTCCTCGTCACCCAGGCCGCGCATATTCAGGCATCCCACGACTACGTCAAAGCGGCTCGCGAC from Acidicapsa ligni encodes:
- a CDS encoding PA2169 family four-helix-bundle protein; this encodes MSNTSNSLLEVEEALRLVIDNLIDGQEGMQKIGEELKDEQLKRYFLAESLRRASFRGDLETVLHQEGVHDIKEHGSVTGTVQRVWVSLKSKLGGGDHTLLETAEQGEDAAKAAYEDALNRELPLPIRQLLVTQAAHIQASHDYVKAARDSSK